The proteins below are encoded in one region of Helicoverpa zea isolate HzStark_Cry1AcR chromosome 21, ilHelZeax1.1, whole genome shotgun sequence:
- the LOC124640966 gene encoding protein tipE isoform X1: MTDEEIVPPTFAEKLLFYTTATFVLLGTFSLFAFLFLVPFVIEPAFTTIFMQFDPVAALCVTTGVQHLVGASNCSWASCREGCTKDLFECTQIRVNYKLGIYPNVTPTDMETLIRAERALRKDYEYENYEVTADKSYPEMLDDELPDALPTGLQGNDSEWYFTGARLFPNVKGCGYPPILNCTVFYAKHKPIGNNYTCYYSRVDPGLVITELDMWQNTLNLVYAMAIPIPSFIISVIYLTFAYFKIYNTEEESEQAPLKSDAEAMATGDDEKPTTPGSDTFREDLACFGHQLKMQLANEKSKEGFESNSPPISNSASLSGTKSSFVNA; encoded by the exons ATGACAGACGAAGAAATTGTACCCCCAACCTTCGCTGAGAAACTTCTATTTTACACAACAGCAACCTTTGTTCTACTGGGAACATTCAGCCTGTTTGCGTTCCTCTTCCTCGTGCCATTCGTCATAGAACCAGCCTTTACTACAATATTCATGCAATTCGATCCAGTCGCAGCACTATGCGTCACGACAGGAGTGCAGCATCTCGTTGGCGCCAGCAACTGCTCCTGGGCGTCCTGCCGGGAAGGCTGCACCAAAGACCTGTTTGAGTGCACTCAAATTCGCGTCAACTACAAATTGGGAATATACCCCAATGTTACTCCAACTGACATGGAGACATTAATCAGGGCCGAGAGGGCATTAAGGAAGGACTATGAATACGAGAATTATGAAGTAACAGCTGATAAATCGTATCCAGAAATGTTAGACGACGAGCTACCCGATGCTTTACCAACAGGATTACAAGGCAACGATTCAGAATGGTACTTCACAGGAGCCAGATTGTTCCCGAATGTTAAAGGCTGTGGATATCCGCCTATCTTGAACTGCACGGTCTTTTACGCGAAGCACAAACCAATTGGCAACAACTACACATGCTACTACAGCCGTGTTGACCCAGGGTTGGTCATCACTGAACTCGACATGTGGCAGAATACATTGAACCTGGTGTATGCGATGGCCATACCGATACCGTCATTCATAATTTCGGTGATATATTTGACATTTGCGTACTTTAAGATATATAATACTGAGGAAGAGTCTGAGCAAGCGCCATTGAAGAGTGATGCTGAAGCAATGGCGACGGGTGATGATGAGAAGCCGACGACCCCAGGGTCTGATACGTTCAGGGAGGATCTGGCGTGTTTCGGACATCAGCTGAAGATGCAACTGGCTAACGAGAAGTCTAAGGAAGGCTTTGAATCCAATAGTCCGCCAATTTCCAATTCTGCTTCTTTGTCTGG GACCAAGTCATCGTTCGTGAACGCCTAA
- the LOC124640966 gene encoding protein tipE isoform X2 has protein sequence MTDEEIVPPTFAEKLLFYTTATFVLLGTFSLFAFLFLVPFVIEPAFTTIFMQFDPVAALCVTTGVQHLVGASNCSWASCREGCTKDLFECTQIRVNYKLGIYPNVTPTDMETLIRAERALRKDYEYENYEVTADKSYPEMLDDELPDALPTGLQGNDSEWYFTGARLFPNVKGCGYPPILNCTVFYAKHKPIGNNYTCYYSRVDPGLVITELDMWQNTLNLVYAMAIPIPSFIISVIYLTFAYFKIYNTEEESEQAPLKSDAEAMATGDDEKPTTPGSDTFREDLACFGHQLKMQLANEKSKEGFESNSPPISNSASLSG, from the exons ATGACAGACGAAGAAATTGTACCCCCAACCTTCGCTGAGAAACTTCTATTTTACACAACAGCAACCTTTGTTCTACTGGGAACATTCAGCCTGTTTGCGTTCCTCTTCCTCGTGCCATTCGTCATAGAACCAGCCTTTACTACAATATTCATGCAATTCGATCCAGTCGCAGCACTATGCGTCACGACAGGAGTGCAGCATCTCGTTGGCGCCAGCAACTGCTCCTGGGCGTCCTGCCGGGAAGGCTGCACCAAAGACCTGTTTGAGTGCACTCAAATTCGCGTCAACTACAAATTGGGAATATACCCCAATGTTACTCCAACTGACATGGAGACATTAATCAGGGCCGAGAGGGCATTAAGGAAGGACTATGAATACGAGAATTATGAAGTAACAGCTGATAAATCGTATCCAGAAATGTTAGACGACGAGCTACCCGATGCTTTACCAACAGGATTACAAGGCAACGATTCAGAATGGTACTTCACAGGAGCCAGATTGTTCCCGAATGTTAAAGGCTGTGGATATCCGCCTATCTTGAACTGCACGGTCTTTTACGCGAAGCACAAACCAATTGGCAACAACTACACATGCTACTACAGCCGTGTTGACCCAGGGTTGGTCATCACTGAACTCGACATGTGGCAGAATACATTGAACCTGGTGTATGCGATGGCCATACCGATACCGTCATTCATAATTTCGGTGATATATTTGACATTTGCGTACTTTAAGATATATAATACTGAGGAAGAGTCTGAGCAAGCGCCATTGAAGAGTGATGCTGAAGCAATGGCGACGGGTGATGATGAGAAGCCGACGACCCCAGGGTCTGATACGTTCAGGGAGGATCTGGCGTGTTTCGGACATCAGCTGAAGATGCAACTGGCTAACGAGAAGTCTAAGGAAGGCTTTGAATCCAATAGTCCGCCAATTTCCAATTCTGCTTCTTTGTCTGG ATGA
- the LOC124640884 gene encoding dynein regulatory complex subunit 4 has protein sequence MSREKLEQFTLKVKEELDKEREERNYFQLERDKIRTFWEITRQQLEEAKAELRNRERATEEAQEENEALLETEKQKIKHLKYEQQAAAAALRAENLVALKAAKEEHAEQELELLNDKRVLRQEIREKMLAAQDELRRAKLIHAEEVSKVRDEFEERARQIEDKADKKLHETKVELTVKHRTEIAEVEERKNKQLSELIQHHERAFSDLKNYYNDITLNNLGLISSLKQQMEEMQKVKERAEKISRDAVAETKSLREPLEAAIIDNKELKRQMSNYDRDKAALAAKTKQLTSLEKQFEVLKWEYEVLQVRFDRVQAERDELKARFSRAVLEVQQKASLKTALLEAKLKNMEGRDAGPREIHELLKLKDTQIDDLRYEAARLRKAHDDLLATYEAKLARLGVPKEELGFKPLKAVAVAGLAPVIGQGPAGLVTKDP, from the exons ATGTCTCGGGAAAAACTCGAGCAGTTCACTCTTAAAGTTAAAGAGGAACTGGATAAAGAAAGAGAAGAACGCAACTACTTTCAACTGGAAAGAGACAAAATTAGAACATTCTGGGAGATCACCAGACAACAGCTTGAAGAAGCGAAAGCAGAACTGCGCAACAGAGAAAGAGCCACAGAGGAAGCACAGGAAGAAAATGAAGCGCTTTTggaaactgaaaagcaaaagaTAAAGCACTTGAAATATGAACAGCAAGCTGCTGCAGCTGCTTTGAGAGCAGAAAACTTAGTTGCACTAAAAGCTGCTAAGGAAGAACACGCAGAACAGGAACTTGAACTACTAAATGACAAAAGAGTATTAAGACAAGAAATAAGAGAGAAAATGCTGGCAGCTCAAGATGAACTAAGAAGAGCTAAATTAATACATGCAGAAGAAGTATCAAAGGTCCGAGATGAGTTTGAGGAAAGAGCTCGTCAGATTGAAGATAAAGCAGATAAGAAACTACATGAAACTAAAGTAGAATTAACAGTAAAACATAGGACAGAAATTGCTGAGGTCGAAGAAAGGAAAAATAAGCAGCTCTCGGAATTAATTCAGCATCATGAAAGAGCGTTTTCGGATTTAAAGAACTATTATAATGATATCACTTTGAATAATTTGG GTCTGATAAGTAGTCTGAAACAGCAAATGGAGGAAATGCAAAAAGTAAAAGAGAGGGCGGAGAAAATATCTAGAGACGCAGTAGCCGAAACTAAAAGTCTTAGGGAGCCATTAGAAGCAGCTATTATAGATAACAAAGAACTTAAGCGGCAAATGTCTAACTATGACCGAGATAAGGCTGCTTTAGCT gctaaaacaaaacaactgaCATCACTAGAAAAACAATTCGAAGTCTTGAAATGGGAATATGAAGTTCTCCAAGTTCGTTTCGATCGAGTTCAAGCAGAGAGAGATGAACTCAAAGCCAGATTCTCAAGAGCTGTTTTAGAAGTGCAGCAGAAAGCTTCCTTGAAGACTGCTTTACTGGAAGCTAAGCTGAAGAATATGGAAGGACGAGATGCTGGACCAAGGGAAATACAc gAACTTCTGAAATTAAAAGACACACAAATTGATGATTTGCGTTACGAGGCAGCTCGACTACGCAAAGCCCATGATGATCTTCTAGCAACCTACGAAGCAAAACTTGCTAGACTTGGAGTACCTAAAGAGGAACTCGGTTTCAA gcCCTTGAAGGCTGTTGCTGTGGCTGGTCTAGCTCCTGTTATTGGACAAGGTCCAGCTGGATTAGTTACAAAAGACCCTTAG
- the LOC124640988 gene encoding uncharacterized protein LOC124640988, protein MLLEAFSAVLYGIVFLSLILIDYVLGHGFVDMFQKLFCKIACFVKKTVREEAKQAVLLPENPISLPVLFMEILVLSLTIAFLNKYKQFRSKDRIDDLLHESKEALRQTNEFLEKWRLRRVPTEYSYLDEEPQEIKPLKLEVPILHMAIIDTLGTTRSQPERGDAGDTVNITDSTLLSVTSLLDDDLESIPDTPVTEEKVEETKNIEFRNRTLWDVMEEDANNLED, encoded by the exons ATGTTACTGGAAGCGTTTAGTGCTGTGCTCTACGGTATAGTGTTTTTGAGCCTCATCCTGATCGACTACGTTTTAGGTCATGGGTTCGTTGATATGTTTCAAAAGCTCTTCTGTAAGATTGCTTGCTTTGTGAAGAAGACTGTGAGAGAAGAGGCTAAGCAAGCGGTCTTGTTGCCAGAGAATCCGATCAGTTTGCCGGTTCTGTTTATGGAGATTTTGGTGCTGAGTTTGACTATCGCT TTCCTAAACAAATACAAGCAGTTCCGCAGCAAGGATCGCATTGATGATCTTCTTCACGAAAGCAAAGAGGCTTTGAGGCAGACCAACGAGTTTCTGGAGAAATGGAGATTAAGACGG GTGCCCACTGAGTATTCATACTTGGACGAGGAGCCTCAGGAGATCAAACCGCTCAAACTGGAAGTGCCGATCCTACACATGGCTATCATAGAC ACCCTGGGCACGACACGTAGTCAGCCAGAAAGAGGGGATGCTGGTGACACAGTGAACATCACAGACTCAACGCTACTCTCAGTCACATCCCTCTTGGATGATGACCTGGAATCGATTCCCGATACACCAGTTACTGAAGAAAAAGTAGAGGAGACCAAAAATATCGAGTTCAGAAATCGAACCCTGTGGGACGTTATGGAAGAAGATGCAAATAATCTTGAGGATTGA